One window of Cohnella hashimotonis genomic DNA carries:
- a CDS encoding amino acid ABC transporter permease: MGTSVDVSYVFEYFVRLLPSVGITLKIVVLSLLIGSAVGMLVALPRLYRIPVLQRLSQVYVSFFRGTPLLIQLFLIYYGLPELLKLVQVDVSRTPVLVFVVTAYALHSGAFISEAIRAAVGAVDRGQVEAGYAIGMTGFQAFRRVVLPQAIAVAMPVLGNLIIANLKDTSLAFSLGIMELTGKAQTLPTMSQRFFESYLALALLYFILSFILEKLLFRLERRLLRHETADGSSRSRVRDRRVKGKDAGGRLNLTEEGALR, encoded by the coding sequence ATGGGAACATCCGTTGATGTCTCCTACGTATTCGAGTATTTTGTCCGGCTGCTGCCTTCCGTGGGGATCACGCTGAAGATCGTGGTACTCTCGCTCCTGATCGGTTCGGCGGTCGGCATGCTCGTCGCCCTTCCCCGACTTTACCGGATTCCCGTGCTGCAGCGGCTGTCTCAGGTGTACGTTTCCTTTTTCCGGGGGACGCCGCTGCTCATCCAGCTGTTCCTGATCTATTACGGTCTGCCCGAGCTGCTGAAGCTGGTCCAGGTAGACGTCTCCCGGACGCCGGTGCTCGTATTCGTCGTCACCGCCTACGCCTTGCATAGCGGGGCCTTCATCTCGGAGGCGATCCGGGCGGCCGTAGGGGCCGTGGACCGCGGCCAGGTCGAGGCCGGCTATGCGATCGGTATGACCGGCTTTCAAGCGTTCCGCCGCGTCGTGCTGCCGCAGGCGATCGCCGTGGCGATGCCCGTGCTCGGCAATTTGATTATCGCCAACCTGAAGGATACGTCGCTGGCTTTTTCCCTCGGCATCATGGAGCTGACGGGCAAGGCGCAGACGCTGCCGACGATGTCCCAGCGTTTTTTCGAATCGTACCTGGCGCTTGCGCTCCTGTACTTCATCTTGAGTTTTATCCTTGAGAAGCTGCTCTTCCGGCTCGAGCGGCGGCTGCTCCGTCATGAAACCGCGGACGGCTCGTCCAGGTCGCGGGTTCGGGATCGTCGCGTGAAAGGCAAGGACGCCGGCGGCAGATTGAATCTGACCGAAGAGGGGGCGCTGCGATGA
- a CDS encoding amino acid ABC transporter permease: MKLDPAFIWEAFIKLLAAIPTTLEITAVSVGCGFIIGIVTALARIYRIPVLREISSAYVTFVRGTPMLTHLLMVMFGLPIAIDALSGALGLSFSSVQIPMIGFAYVAFSLTAGAYMSEVVRSGLLAVNRGQIEAAYAVGMTTWQALRRIVFPQAFASALPNLSNSLIGMLHGSTLAFTASVVEINAKAQIVASTNWKFFESYIAAALIFWGLTIVIERLTALLEKRVARYDRGGVA; encoded by the coding sequence ATGAAGCTCGATCCGGCATTCATCTGGGAAGCCTTTATCAAGCTGCTGGCCGCGATTCCGACGACGCTCGAGATTACCGCCGTATCGGTCGGCTGCGGCTTTATTATCGGCATCGTCACCGCGCTCGCCCGCATTTACCGAATTCCCGTTCTTCGCGAGATCTCGTCCGCTTACGTCACATTCGTTCGCGGCACGCCGATGCTGACCCATCTGCTCATGGTCATGTTCGGCCTTCCCATCGCCATCGACGCGCTGTCCGGCGCGCTCGGACTCTCCTTCAGCTCCGTTCAAATCCCGATGATCGGCTTTGCGTACGTCGCATTCTCGCTTACGGCCGGTGCTTATATGTCGGAGGTCGTCCGTTCGGGCTTGCTCGCCGTGAACCGCGGCCAGATCGAAGCCGCATACGCGGTCGGGATGACGACCTGGCAGGCGCTTCGGCGGATCGTGTTCCCGCAGGCGTTCGCGTCCGCGCTGCCCAATCTGTCCAACTCTTTGATCGGGATGCTGCACGGCTCTACGCTCGCCTTCACCGCGTCGGTCGTCGAGATCAACGCCAAGGCGCAGATCGTCGCGTCGACCAATTGGAAGTTTTTCGAATCGTATATCGCGGCTGCGTTGATCTTCTGGGGGCTTACGATCGTCATCGAACGGTTGACGGCGCTGCTCGAGAAGCGGGTCGCCCGTTATGACAGAGGAGGGGTCGCATGA
- a CDS encoding amino acid ABC transporter ATP-binding protein produces MIALKEIRKSFGRHEVLKGIDLEVEKGEVVAILGPSGSGKTTLLRCINYLERPGGGRIQIGDVAVDCGHPSKKDIHRLRGRSAMVFQQYHLFRHKTALQNVMEGLVVVQNVPKEEARKRSVELLEKVGLGAKLDAYPSQLSGGQQQRVGIARALALNPDVILFDEPTSALDPELVGEVLAVIRKIAREGITMIIVTHEMAFAQEVASRIVFMDDGAVIEEGAASEFFRSPREERTRQFLRRMTPEGVYNI; encoded by the coding sequence ATGATTGCCTTGAAGGAAATCCGCAAGTCGTTCGGCCGTCACGAGGTGCTGAAGGGCATCGATCTCGAAGTCGAAAAGGGCGAGGTCGTCGCTATTCTAGGGCCGAGCGGCTCCGGCAAGACGACGCTGCTGCGCTGCATCAACTACCTGGAACGTCCGGGCGGCGGTCGCATTCAGATCGGCGACGTCGCCGTCGATTGCGGCCACCCGTCCAAAAAAGACATTCACCGTCTTCGGGGCCGATCGGCCATGGTGTTCCAGCAATATCATCTGTTCCGTCACAAGACGGCGCTGCAGAACGTTATGGAAGGGCTCGTCGTCGTGCAGAACGTGCCGAAGGAGGAGGCGAGGAAGCGCAGCGTGGAGCTGCTCGAAAAGGTCGGCCTCGGCGCCAAGCTCGACGCCTATCCGAGCCAGCTGTCCGGCGGCCAGCAGCAGCGCGTAGGCATCGCCAGGGCGCTCGCGCTTAACCCCGACGTCATCCTGTTCGACGAGCCGACGTCCGCGCTCGATCCCGAGCTCGTCGGCGAGGTGCTCGCCGTCATCCGCAAGATCGCCCGGGAGGGCATTACGATGATCATCGTCACGCACGAGATGGCGTTCGCGCAGGAGGTGGCGAGCCGCATCGTGTTCATGGACGACGGAGCCGTCATCGAGGAGGGCGCGGCATCCGAATTTTTCCGGTCCCCGCGGGAAGAGCGCACGAGACAATTTCTGCGCCGCATGACGCCGGAGGGCGTTTATAACATTTAA
- a CDS encoding LLM class flavin-dependent oxidoreductase has translation MALSLGILDQSIVFTGRTPSEALQGTIRLAQLAEELGYDRFWVAEHHDSPTVAGSSPEVLISHLLARTSSIRIGSGGVMLQHYSPYKVAENFNVLATLAPGRVELGIGRAPGGLPRSTRALQGEAGQSADLESKLGELEQYLIGPAGEAHPLAGVQANPLPESPAAIHLLGTSVSSAELAARRGYPYAFALFINNDPAAAARAFETYRANFDYSTGRQPRAILALSVIASDTEAEAAELAGEFKNVRVTLASGKTVNVGTLEQAEEFARQAGETFTAEVRDADITRGTKEQVRERLIELAETYGVNELLFTTILADFEKRERSIRLIKEAFEELPVGVD, from the coding sequence ATGGCCTTATCCCTTGGCATCTTGGACCAAAGCATTGTTTTCACCGGCCGTACGCCGTCGGAAGCGCTGCAGGGCACGATCCGGCTGGCGCAGCTGGCCGAAGAGCTCGGCTACGACCGGTTCTGGGTCGCCGAGCATCACGATTCGCCCACGGTGGCCGGCTCGTCGCCGGAAGTGCTGATCTCTCATTTGCTCGCCCGCACCTCGAGCATCCGCATCGGTTCCGGCGGTGTCATGCTGCAGCATTACAGCCCGTACAAGGTCGCCGAGAACTTCAACGTGCTCGCGACGCTCGCCCCGGGCCGCGTGGAGCTGGGCATCGGCCGCGCGCCGGGCGGACTCCCGCGGTCGACCCGCGCGCTGCAAGGCGAAGCAGGCCAATCAGCGGATCTGGAGAGCAAGCTCGGCGAGCTGGAGCAGTATCTGATCGGTCCTGCGGGCGAAGCGCATCCGCTCGCCGGCGTCCAGGCGAACCCGCTGCCCGAATCGCCGGCGGCGATCCATCTGCTCGGCACGAGCGTGTCGAGCGCCGAGCTGGCGGCAAGGCGCGGCTATCCGTACGCGTTCGCGCTGTTCATCAACAACGACCCGGCTGCGGCGGCGCGCGCCTTCGAAACGTACCGCGCGAACTTCGACTACAGTACGGGCCGACAGCCCAGGGCCATTCTCGCCTTGTCGGTCATCGCTTCCGACACGGAAGCCGAAGCGGCTGAGCTGGCCGGCGAATTTAAGAACGTGCGCGTCACGCTGGCGAGCGGCAAGACCGTCAACGTCGGCACCCTCGAGCAGGCCGAGGAGTTCGCCCGGCAGGCCGGCGAGACGTTCACCGCGGAGGTGCGCGACGCGGATATCACCCGCGGCACCAAGGAGCAGGTGCGCGAGCGACTGATCGAGCTAGCGGAAACCTATGGCGTTAACGAGCTGCTGTTTACGACTATTTTGGCGGATTTCGAGAAGCGCGAGCGTTCGATCCGGTTGATCAAGGAAGCGTTCGAGGAGCTGCCGGTCGGCGTCGACTGA
- a CDS encoding amidohydrolase, which produces MSLKADEPLERQLIDIRRRLHANPELSGEEYETTAAIREWLGQEGVRIADYPLKTGLVAEIGGLRGGPIVALRADIDALPIQEETGLPFASQRAGAMHACGHDFHTAALVGAAVLLKRREAELPGTVRLLFQPAEEKAKGAAQVIESGALEGVAAVFGLHNKPDLPVGTIGIRSGPIMAAADGFAVEVDGKGTHAAVPEAGLDPLVTAAHMLTALQSIVSRNVSSLDSAVVSVTRLSAGTSWNVIPEKAIFDGTIRTFDEGVRAEVRRRFEQVVDGVAAAFGTTARTRWTGGPPPVVNDARWAQSAAKAAERAGLTVVEPKPSPAGEDFALYLKEAPGAFVFLGTNGPREWHHPAFDVDESALPLAAAYLASVAVESLAELSAEMTAGSRPDSARAEAGTRA; this is translated from the coding sequence ATGAGTCTGAAGGCAGATGAGCCGCTCGAACGGCAATTGATCGATATCCGGCGCCGGCTGCACGCCAATCCGGAGCTGTCGGGCGAAGAATACGAGACGACCGCGGCCATTCGCGAATGGCTCGGGCAGGAAGGCGTCCGGATCGCGGATTATCCGCTCAAGACCGGTCTCGTCGCCGAGATCGGCGGCTTGCGGGGAGGACCGATCGTTGCGCTGCGCGCGGACATCGACGCGCTGCCGATCCAGGAGGAGACGGGACTCCCGTTCGCCTCGCAGCGGGCGGGCGCCATGCATGCATGCGGTCACGATTTCCATACGGCGGCGCTCGTCGGCGCGGCCGTGCTGCTGAAGCGCCGCGAAGCGGAGCTGCCGGGAACGGTGAGGCTGTTGTTCCAGCCGGCGGAGGAAAAGGCGAAGGGGGCCGCGCAGGTGATCGAGAGCGGCGCGCTGGAGGGCGTTGCCGCGGTGTTCGGCCTGCACAACAAGCCGGATCTGCCCGTCGGAACGATCGGCATCCGCTCAGGTCCGATCATGGCGGCCGCGGACGGCTTCGCGGTCGAGGTCGACGGAAAAGGCACGCACGCGGCGGTGCCGGAAGCGGGGCTCGACCCGCTCGTCACGGCCGCGCATATGCTAACGGCGCTGCAGAGCATCGTCAGCCGCAACGTCAGCTCGCTCGACAGCGCGGTCGTCAGTGTCACCCGGCTCAGCGCGGGCACGTCCTGGAACGTCATTCCGGAAAAAGCGATCTTCGACGGGACGATCCGCACCTTCGACGAAGGCGTCCGCGCCGAGGTGCGCAGACGCTTCGAGCAGGTGGTGGACGGCGTTGCAGCTGCTTTCGGCACGACGGCGCGCACGCGCTGGACCGGCGGGCCGCCGCCGGTCGTCAACGACGCGCGGTGGGCGCAGTCGGCGGCAAAGGCGGCCGAACGGGCAGGTCTAACGGTCGTCGAGCCGAAGCCTTCTCCGGCTGGAGAGGACTTCGCGCTGTATTTGAAGGAAGCGCCTGGCGCCTTCGTCTTTCTGGGCACGAACGGCCCGCGCGAGTGGCATCATCCCGCCTTCGACGTCGACGAATCCGCGCTCCCGCTTGCAGCCGCCTATCTGGCATCCGTGGCCGTCGAATCGCTGGCCGAATTGTCGGCCGAGATGACGGCCGGCAGCCGGCCGGATAGTGCACGTGCTGAAGCAGGTACGCGAGCATGA
- the solA gene encoding N-methyl-L-tryptophan oxidase, which translates to MSGANVYDVIVVGAGSMGMSAGYHLAARGLKTLLIDAFDPPHTGGSHHGEPRLIRHVYHGGAHYVRLALRSDALWRELEDRTGEKLLERSGVLNVSDPNAYAYDGRFADADREGIRYESLDAADIERRWPGWTVPAHYRGLYEPDAGYLFSERCVAAYRREALAAGAELLTDTAVLGIETRRGGGLAVKTSRGEFAAGKVIVSVGAWFNTLAPSVKLPIRAVRKVVGWFEADERLYRAGHLPGFTFGGPEGGYYGFPSIGGAGVKIGRHDGGRPWQPGERFEPFGFYPEDETDLRAALRAFLPGAEGRLLHGAACKYELSPDEQFIIDAHPELPGVLLAGGFSGHGFKFASAIGEALAEWTQSDIPPPDLLPFTLSRFPSAAAASTP; encoded by the coding sequence ATGAGCGGCGCGAACGTATATGACGTTATTGTCGTCGGCGCCGGATCGATGGGGATGAGCGCAGGCTATCACTTGGCCGCGCGCGGGCTGAAAACGCTCCTGATCGACGCGTTCGACCCGCCCCACACGGGCGGAAGCCATCATGGAGAGCCCCGACTGATCCGCCACGTCTATCACGGCGGCGCGCATTATGTCAGGCTCGCGCTTCGGTCCGACGCGCTGTGGCGTGAACTGGAGGATCGGACGGGCGAAAAGCTGCTCGAGCGGTCCGGCGTGCTGAACGTGAGCGATCCGAACGCCTATGCTTATGACGGCCGGTTCGCCGATGCCGATCGCGAGGGCATTCGTTACGAGTCGCTGGACGCTGCCGATATCGAGCGGCGCTGGCCGGGCTGGACCGTGCCCGCGCACTACCGCGGCCTGTATGAGCCGGACGCGGGTTATCTGTTCAGCGAGCGCTGCGTCGCCGCATATCGGCGAGAAGCGCTGGCGGCCGGCGCGGAGCTGCTGACGGATACGGCCGTCCTTGGCATTGAGACAAGGCGCGGCGGCGGTCTTGCGGTGAAAACGAGTCGCGGAGAATTCGCGGCAGGCAAGGTGATCGTCAGCGTCGGCGCCTGGTTTAACACGCTTGCGCCGAGCGTGAAGCTGCCGATCCGTGCGGTCCGCAAGGTCGTCGGCTGGTTCGAGGCCGACGAGCGGCTTTACCGTGCAGGCCATCTGCCGGGTTTCACGTTCGGCGGTCCCGAAGGCGGCTACTACGGCTTCCCGAGCATCGGCGGCGCAGGCGTCAAGATCGGGCGTCACGACGGCGGCCGTCCCTGGCAGCCGGGTGAACGCTTCGAGCCATTCGGCTTTTATCCGGAGGACGAAACCGATCTGCGGGCGGCGCTCCGCGCGTTTCTCCCCGGGGCCGAAGGCCGCCTGCTCCACGGCGCGGCTTGCAAATATGAGCTGTCCCCGGACGAACAATTTATAATTGACGCACATCCCGAGCTTCCCGGCGTGCTGCTCGCCGGCGGCTTCTCGGGCCACGGCTTCAAGTTCGCCAGCGCGATCGGCGAGGCTTTGGCCGAGTGGACCCAATCGGATATTCCCCCGCCAGACCTTCTGCCGTTCACGCTCTCCCGTTTCCCGTCGGCTGCCGCAGCTTCAACCCCATAA
- a CDS encoding DinB family protein, which translates to MSNHNADIDAFSNTYDWLTDAVRGLDVSALTWKPGPGKWSAAEVIVHLTDHLIVVSFRIREILSGSQVRLPAFSQDAWVEGQYGNEAETADVLEGFRSLVAYNARLLHRLSPADWEKVAINAKGDRVTLADVVRGFAAHAKHHLGQLDRIKAAEAAALGREPSAAAREGA; encoded by the coding sequence ATGAGCAATCACAACGCCGATATCGACGCGTTTTCTAATACTTACGATTGGCTGACGGACGCCGTCCGCGGACTGGACGTATCCGCGCTGACCTGGAAGCCGGGTCCCGGCAAATGGAGCGCCGCCGAGGTAATCGTACACCTAACCGATCATCTGATCGTCGTGTCCTTCCGCATTCGAGAAATCTTGTCCGGCTCGCAGGTGCGTCTGCCCGCGTTCAGTCAAGACGCCTGGGTCGAAGGCCAATACGGCAACGAGGCGGAGACGGCAGACGTGCTCGAAGGCTTCCGTTCGCTCGTCGCCTACAACGCGCGCCTGCTGCATCGGCTGTCCCCTGCCGATTGGGAGAAGGTGGCGATCAACGCCAAGGGCGACCGGGTGACGCTTGCCGACGTTGTGCGCGGCTTCGCCGCCCATGCCAAGCACCATCTCGGCCAGCTCGACAGGATCAAGGCGGCAGAGGCCGCGGCGCTAGGTCGCGAGCCGTCGGCAGCGGCGCGGGAGGGGGCTTAA
- a CDS encoding GNAT family N-acetyltransferase: protein MAQAHIHVRDAEERDREAIREVLLAAYGQYEATMPAERWVEYKNNIAASVDAPGPFARLVAEREGKLVGSAVLFDSSIVAYGRDIGIESPIVRLIAVSPEARGQGVATALLRESALRAKAHGGETLHLHTSDIMASAVRLYERLGFERAYDKDIYNGDILVKSYRLHLNDAALLKI from the coding sequence ATGGCGCAGGCGCACATTCACGTCCGCGACGCTGAAGAACGCGACCGCGAAGCGATCAGGGAGGTGCTGCTCGCGGCTTACGGTCAATACGAGGCAACCATGCCGGCGGAACGCTGGGTCGAATACAAAAACAATATCGCCGCTTCCGTCGACGCGCCGGGACCGTTCGCCCGCCTGGTCGCCGAGCGGGAAGGCAAGCTCGTCGGCAGCGCTGTGCTATTCGACTCTTCAATCGTCGCTTACGGCCGCGACATCGGCATCGAGTCTCCGATTGTCCGCCTGATCGCCGTGAGCCCCGAAGCCCGCGGACAAGGCGTCGCTACCGCGCTGCTTCGCGAGTCCGCGCTTCGCGCGAAGGCGCACGGCGGCGAAACGCTCCACCTCCACACGTCCGACATCATGGCCTCCGCCGTCCGCCTGTACGAACGCCTCGGCTTCGAGCGCGCCTACGACAAAGACATTTATAACGGCGACATTCTCGTCAAGAGCTATCGGCTCCATCTGAACGACGCCGCGCTGCTGAAGATTTAA